Proteins encoded together in one Terriglobus saanensis SP1PR4 window:
- the argH gene encoding argininosuccinate lyase, producing the protein MWSGRFREPLNTAFEQWQRSFPFDWRLLPQEIAASKAHARMIAAAGILTDAELAEILRGLALVGESATKGDVVVSETPQAEDIHHFVELELTKHIGTLALKLHTGRSRNEQIATDLRLFTRDAIDAALRDLANWAEALVSLAESAGDAVMPSYTHLQRAEPVLVSHWLLAYVEMILRDASRFADARKRLNLCPLGSGAIAGATLALDRTIAAAELGFYAPTANSMDATSDRDFALEFAQAASTLGLHISRFAEELTLHATAEFGFLDLPEAFSTGSSAMPQKKNPDLTELIRGKSGRLLGAVTTLSMILKGLPLAYNKDMQETQEATFEVAATLGGMLPLLAPFTSALKFRFDRMEAAAQAGYLNAMAAATYLVYKGVPFRTAHEKIGHAVRFGLDSGRELNDLAVSELKQFGEEFGDDFHDSITLRATVDCHDVIGGTATKRVREALVSARERVRAMLKEQDHGR; encoded by the coding sequence GCGAGCCCTTGAACACGGCGTTTGAACAATGGCAACGTTCGTTTCCGTTTGACTGGCGGCTTCTCCCACAGGAGATTGCCGCCAGTAAGGCGCATGCGCGCATGATTGCCGCTGCGGGCATTCTGACAGACGCAGAGCTGGCTGAGATCCTTCGCGGACTTGCGCTTGTTGGGGAGTCGGCTACGAAGGGCGATGTCGTCGTATCCGAAACACCGCAGGCTGAAGACATTCATCACTTCGTTGAGCTTGAATTGACGAAGCATATCGGTACGCTGGCATTGAAGCTGCATACGGGACGGAGCCGGAACGAACAAATCGCGACGGACCTGCGGCTTTTTACCCGCGATGCCATCGATGCTGCGTTGCGTGATCTGGCAAACTGGGCTGAGGCTCTGGTCTCACTCGCAGAGAGCGCGGGCGATGCCGTGATGCCCTCGTATACGCACCTGCAGCGCGCAGAGCCGGTTCTTGTGTCGCACTGGCTATTGGCTTATGTTGAGATGATTCTTCGCGATGCTTCACGCTTTGCTGATGCACGCAAGCGCCTAAACCTTTGCCCGCTAGGCTCTGGCGCGATTGCAGGCGCAACACTGGCCCTTGACCGGACGATTGCCGCTGCGGAGTTGGGCTTCTACGCTCCAACGGCGAACAGCATGGACGCGACGAGTGATCGCGACTTCGCTCTGGAGTTTGCCCAGGCTGCTTCTACGCTTGGTCTGCATATCTCTCGCTTTGCGGAAGAGTTGACGCTGCACGCAACGGCAGAGTTCGGATTTCTCGATTTGCCTGAAGCGTTTTCTACCGGCTCGTCGGCGATGCCACAGAAGAAGAATCCCGATCTCACCGAGCTGATCCGCGGCAAGAGCGGGCGCCTTCTGGGCGCGGTCACGACGCTGTCTATGATTCTTAAGGGACTTCCGCTGGCCTACAACAAGGACATGCAGGAGACGCAGGAGGCCACTTTCGAAGTGGCAGCCACGCTAGGGGGCATGCTACCTCTACTGGCGCCATTCACCAGCGCGCTGAAGTTCCGCTTCGATCGCATGGAGGCTGCCGCCCAGGCTGGCTATCTCAACGCGATGGCTGCGGCGACCTATCTCGTTTATAAGGGGGTTCCCTTCCGTACGGCGCATGAAAAGATTGGCCACGCGGTGCGCTTTGGCCTGGATAGCGGACGCGAACTGAATGACTTGGCGGTATCGGAGCTAAAGCAGTTTGGCGAAGAGTTTGGAGATGATTTCCATGACTCCATTACCCTCCGCGCAACGGTAGACTGCCACGACGTGATTGGCGGAACGGCGACGAAGCGCGTGCGGGAAGCGCTGGTTTCCGCACGCGAGCGTGTCCGTGCGATGCTTAAGGAACAGGATCATGGCCGCTAG
- a CDS encoding GNAT family N-acetyltransferase, which yields MAASIRKARLQDAANIFEVVNSLSGDGTLLRRNYAEICENVRDFHVAESEAGIFLGCGALHLYGPHLAEVRSIVVKPEAKGQGAGGRLLKALLDEAEEHGIQSVCLFTRIPDFFFHYGFRITMDRTALPDKIYKDCQNCPRLHACDEVAMVRGPIPRVAVLGPSKIKQPELVPLQIAFTGTDH from the coding sequence ATGGCCGCTAGCATTCGCAAAGCCCGTCTCCAGGACGCGGCGAACATCTTCGAGGTCGTCAATTCGCTTTCGGGCGATGGTACGCTCCTCCGCCGAAATTACGCCGAAATCTGCGAAAACGTGCGTGATTTCCATGTAGCGGAGAGTGAAGCCGGGATCTTTCTCGGCTGTGGTGCACTGCATCTCTATGGGCCGCATCTCGCCGAGGTCCGTTCGATTGTGGTGAAGCCCGAGGCAAAGGGTCAGGGCGCAGGCGGCCGCTTATTGAAAGCTCTACTGGATGAGGCCGAGGAGCATGGAATCCAGTCCGTGTGTCTTTTCACGCGCATCCCGGACTTCTTCTTCCACTATGGCTTTCGCATCACGATGGATCGGACGGCGCTTCCGGACAAGATTTACAAGGACTGCCAGAACTGCCCTCGTCTGCATGCCTGCGATGAAGTGGCGATGGTGCGTGGCCCGATTCCACGGGTAGCCGTCCTGGGTCCGAGCAAAATCAAGCAGCCGGAACTTGTTCCTTTGCAGATTGCTTTTACTGGGACAGATCACTAA